Part of the Roseofilum capinflatum BLCC-M114 genome, TTGATTAAATTGCTTAACCGACAAATTCACACTCATGGTCACCGTATCATCGATCCACTCTTTTTTTCGCCAACACTCGAATTGACTACAGGCTTCTTGCACCACCCATAACCCAATCGGGACAATTAATCCCGTTTCTTCTGCAATCGGAATAAAAGCACCCGGTGAAATAAACCCCTGTTGGGGATGTTGCCAGCGAATCAGAGCTTCAAATCCAGAAATATAACCCGTTTTCAAAGAAATAATTGGCTGATAATGTAGCACAAATTCCTCGTTTTCAATGGCCAACCTTAAATCTGTTTCGATCTGAAACCTTTTTTGGGTATTGCGACGCATAAAGGCATCAAACACTTGATAGGTTTTATGGGTTCCTTTCGCCCGATACATGGCAATATCTGCATCCCGGAGAAGTTGCTCTGGTTCTTGATAGTCAGGAGTGCTAAAAACAATGCCAATACTGGCATTCAAGAAAATTTCTTGTTGATTCCAATGAAAGGGCCAGGTTAAAGAATTTTGGATTTTTTGAGCTAGGTTGATCGCGATTTGTACCGTTTCAATTTGATGCATTAAAATAGCAAATTCATCCCCGCCAAATCTCGCTAAAACTTCAGTCGAGCGTAAGCAAGATTGCAAACGACGAGCGACAGAAATCAGCACATGATCGCCAACTAAGTGACCCAAGGAATCATTCACCATTTTGAAGCGATCGCAATCTAGAAACAGAATAGCAAACTGATGGTTTTTATCCGATTTGAATCGGTCTAACGCTTGAATTAAGCAATCCATGAACCACACTCGATTGGGTAATCCCGTCAGAGCATCATGGGAGGCCATGTGGAGCAATTTTTGTTGAATTTTTTGGCGCTCTGAAATTTCAGATTCCAATTTTTTATTGGTACTAATCAATTTTTGATTCATGTCTTGCAGTTGCTCCGTTCGCACCTGCACCCGGTGTTCTAATTCGCTATTGAGTTTGGTTATTTCTGCTTTAGCTTGGGTTAGAGCCAACTGATTTTCTATGCGAGCAATAACTTCTTCGAGATGAAAGGGTTTGGTAATATAATCAATGCCGCCCACCTGAAAGGCCTTGACTTTATCGAAGACATCATCTAAGGCACTCAAGAAAATGACCGGAATATCCTGAGTTTTAGCATCTGCTTTGAGTTGTTTACACACTTCATAGCCGTCCATTTCCGGCATTTTAATATCGAGCAAAATCAAATCCGGAGGAATGGTCTTAGCCGCAGTGATCGCCATTTGACCATTGGTCACCCCTCGTACTTTATAGCCTTCTTCAATTAGGCTATTGGATAACAGTCGTAAATTATTTAGGGTATCATCGACAATTAATAGATTGCCCTTAGACGATGACGATATTGAACCAGGGTTATTCATGGTTAAAGTTACACTGAGCTATTTTCATAATTCGATCGAAACAAAATTGATCGACTAAACTCGCGATCGCCTGCTTGAGAGTTTCATGGTCTGCGGGCAATTGCTCCAAAAGTTGATAAATCCCCTCTGCATCAGCTCCCGCAGCACAATGATAAAGTTGAATCACCCAATTTTCAGAAAGTCCCTCAAGGTTAGTCTCCTCCACCAGAGTATGGGATAAAGTTGGGTGAGCATCCACAGTTGGATGCAAGCCCTCCACTGTCCCATAAACATATCGAACGGCAAGATACTTGGCCATTGTCTCAAAAATTTCGTTCTCTTGGAATGGTTTCATCATCCAATCATCACATTCACAGGAGCGATCGCATCTTGGCTCCGTTAAGGGATGGCCGGTTAAACCAATAATTGTAGTTGCTTGCCCCCGCAAAGACTGACGAATAAACTGGGTGGCTGCATATCCATCCATCACTGGCATTTGCATATCCATCCAAATTAAATGAGGCTGCCAAGACTCCCACACTTCAATGGCTTCTTGACCGTTACGCGCTTCGCGCACCTGAAAACCCACAGAACTCAGTACCTTCACTAAGAGCCGCCGATTTTCCCATACATCCTCAGCAACCAGAATGCGATAGCTAGGTTGACCGGGAGCTAGATCAATGACCGGTAAAGGCCCATTTGATCGGGGAACTTGCATCGGATCGGCTTCCTCAAACGGTATATAAAACCAAAAGCAACTTCCGCCCGCAGTCGGACAAGTGAAATTAATTTGCCCCCCCATCAACTGCACGAATTTTTGAGTAATTGACAATCCTAAACCGGTTCCTTCTCCTGACTGACGACCTAAACTTGCCTGTACAAATGGCTCAAAAATCCGTTGTTGCTCTTCAACGGGGATACCTGGCCCTGTATCTTCTACCTCAAAATACAATTTATTGTTATTTTTTTTGCCAACTTTTAAGGTAACTTTACCCTGGGAGGTAAATTTAATGGAATTACTTAAGAGATTAATTAAAATTTGACGCAACCTCCCCTCATCTGCATTGACCCATTGAGGCACATCTTTTTCCCAAACAATTTGAAAATCAAGGCCTTTTTTATAGGCTTTTAAGCTAAACATATCCTGAGTTTTTGAAAGCATTTTATACAAATCAAAATCAGAACAATTCACAAATAATTCACCCGATTCTATTTTAGATAAATCTAGGATATCGTTAATTAATGATAAGAGATGATGGGCAGAATTTTTTATAATGCTTAATGATTCTTGGTGTTCGATCTCTAGAGGTGAGCGGGACAGGAGTTGAGTAAAGCCTAAAATTGCATTAAGGGGAGTGCGTAATTCATGGCTCATGTTGGCTAAAAACTCACTTTTAGCCTGATTTGCTGCATCTGCCGCATCTTTGGCTTGTTTCATCTGAGCTTTCGCTTTTAAGGCTTGAATAATTTGTTGGGATTTCTGCTCAATTTCCTGAACGGATTGAGCTTGCTTGAGAGCAATCCCCACTTGTTTGCCTAAACGCACCATAGCCTTAATTTCCCAGGGCTTCCACATCCGAGGGGCTGCCGTTTGATAAGCCGCTAACAATCCCCAAAGTTGATTGCCTTGTAAAATGGGAGCAATTAAGTAAGAGCGAATTTGATGGCGCTGAAAGAATCTCAAATAGCAGCTAGGAAACCCTAGGGAAAAAATATCATTAGCGACATAACTTTCGGGTAAACTTTCGGGGACATCCTGAAACTTAAAAAAACATTCACTCAGTTGTTCGGTTAACTCTTGATTGGAATGGGAGACTTTAACGAGAGACCGTTGATTGGGGCCTAATGACTCAGCTACAAATTGACCGCTCCAATCGGAATTAAAACGATAGACGACCACCCGATCGCACTTGAGTAAGTGCCTGGCCTCATAGGTTACCGTGGTAAAAATGGTCTCGACATCCAAAAATGCTCTAGTTTTATCGACTACCATATCCACGGCCCGTTCTGTCTCTGCTTGTTGTTGCAATTGCCGTTTAATTTCTTTTTCTCTCTCTTGGGTTGCCTGTTGCAGGGCGACTTCCATCTGCTTACGCTCATTAATATTGGAGACTACCCCAATCAATTGAGTCGGTTCTCCCATTAAGTCTCGTACCACTGAAACAGCTAAATAGACCCATTGTACTTGACCATCTTTGCGTAGATAGCGCTTTTCTAAGCTATAGCTTTGACGAAGGCCATTTAATAACTCTTGCAGATAAGATTCTTCTATCTCCAGATCCTCTTGATGGGTGACTTGGCGAAAGGTCATGGAGAGTAACTCGTCCTCAGTATATCCGAGTAGCTCACAAAAGCGTTGATTGACCTGTACCAATTGTCCCGAAGGAACACTTAAGGCAATCCCGACGGCTGCTTGATCGAAAATGGCTTGTAATCGTTCTTCTCGCTCCCATAAACTCAATTGGGCTTGTCGTCGTTCGCTAATATCTCGCAAAGAGACGACTAAGGCCTCCATTCCATCCCATTGCACTGGAGCCAGACTAATTTCACTGACTCCTAAAACTTCTCCTCCATGGGTAATTTCAATCTCGGCGGTATGGTCAACGACCATGGGTAAGCCAAAAGGATAATAGATTAATTCAGACAGGGGTTTATGGATAATCTTGGCGGCGGCTGGATTGGCAAATAGGATCTTGCCTTGTGGGTTAACAATCATGATCCCGTCAGAGGTACTATTGACGAGGGTTTGCCATCGGGCTTCCACTTGGCGCAGTTGTTCGGTAGTCTTTTTATAGCCTGTCAGCACTTGAGTAAACATGATGATACCACCGATCGCCTGGGTCGGGGTATACCAGGGATGAATTTGCCAATTGACCCAATCTAGGGAACCATCCGCGCGATAAAAGGGGTCTTCTGCACACTCTTTAATCTGGCCGGCGAGACACTGTTGATGAATGTCTTTCCAGCGTTGGGGAATGTCTGGAAAGACTTCGTAGTGAGACTTGCCGATGATGTGGGCTTCTGGTATATTATAAAGCTTTAGCCACTGCTCGGAGACGTAGATGTAGCGCATCTGGCGATCGAAAAGGGCGATCGCTCCTGGAGAATGTCGGATGGTTAACTTTAATAGCTCCTCCTGGGCCCTCAACTTCTGCCCTTGCTGCCGCGCATAAGCGTACCATAGCAACAGATTGGTACTGATCAGCAGAATACCGACGCTACCGATCGCAAAATAAAGATGACACTGGACTTGGGATTGAACCCTGGGACGATTCCCAGAGGCTTCAACGGGTAAGCACTGCACCGGAAGCGCTAATCCGAGGATCAGCAATAGACTGGAAACCCCCCCCAGGAATTGGGGGCGTAAGATTTGAGTCTTGACCCACAAGGGTTTTAATCTTAGTTTTAATCTTAGTTTTAATCTTAACTGTGTTTGCGTCTTCCCCCACTCCATAATTCCCTACCTAAGTTCTTGACACTTGATGATTAAGCTTCAAAGCGGCTTGAGAGACCTCGACCAATTGTTCAAACTGAAATTGATTCACCCAACCGGTCAGGGTTTCACGTAACTGCATCTGTTCCTCAGAGAGAGCCTCCAGCAAGTGCAAAATTTGCTCGCCATCGGCTCCTGTGGCAAAATACTCCAATTGTTCAATCCATTCATGGGGCATGAGGGCTAACTGCACGGGATAACTTTCGGCTGGTTCTCCAGAAACCGCCGGAGATTCTTCTAGGGTTTCATAAATATAATCCACTCCAAGATAATGGTTCATTTTCTCTAAAATGACTGATTCTCGGAAGGGTTTACGCACAAAGTCATCACATCCAGAGGATAAGACGAGGGCTTTTTCTTCCTCGAAGACGCTGGCCGTCAGGGCAATAATGACGGTGGCTTGGCCGTGAATATGTTGTTTAATGTACTCGGTGGCGGTATAACCATCCATAACAGGCATTCGCATGTCCATCCAAATTAAGTGGGGTTGCCAATTTTCCCAGATTTCAATGGCTTGTTGTCCATTTTCAGCGTCTTGCACATCAAATCCTAAAGGGCCGAGCAGTTGTAATAATAGTTGCCGATTGCTCCAGCGATCGTCAACGACAAGAATACGATAGGTGGGTTGACCGGGAACTAAGCCTATAACCCTCTGAGTGATGACAGGCTGAAAGCTGAGATTTTCTGCTGGTTCTACGGTAATCTCAAATTCAAATCGGGTTCCGATGGGTGAGTCGGCAAGGGCAACCGGTTGGAGTAGATCGTCGGATTGGGCAGAAACGGGAGTGAATTGATACCCGCGACTGATCGCTTTGATCTGTCCCCCCATCAATCCGATAAACTGATGGGTGACGGTCAGACCTAATCCGGTTCCCTGTTGGGAACTGCGCCCGGACTGGGTTTGGACAAAGGGGATAAAGAGACTAGAGAGTTCTTCTGGTTCAATGCCGATACCGGTATCTTCGACTTCAAAGTGGAATTGATGGGGAGATGTTCCCGCTTCAACTCGTAAAATTACTGTCCCTTCAGAGGTGAATTTAATGGCATTGCTCAGGAGGTTCACGAGGATTTGGCGCAGTTTACCTTCATCGCTGCGGATATAGGTGGGTAGAGCGGGATCGAGTTGGACTTGTAGGGTGATGCCTTTGACTTGGGCTTTGAGGGCAAATAGTTCTTGTACGGTTTCGAGTAGATGTTTGAGGTCAAAGTCGTTGGCGTTGAGTTGCAGATGTCCGGCTTCTATTTTGGACATTTCTAGGACTTCGTTAATCAGTCCGAGCAGGTATTCGCTGGCTCGATGAATGATGTTCAGATGCTCTTGTTGTTGCGGGTTATGACTGCAATGGCGCAACATCAGTTGGGTAAAGCCGATGATGGCATTGAGGGGCGTTCTGAGTTCATGACTCATGTTGGCTAGGAATTGGCTTTTGGTTTGATTGGCTTGTTCGGCTGCTTGTTTGGCTTGTTCGAGTTCTAGGGTGCGCTCTTGTACTCGTTGTTCTAAGCTGTTGAAGGAGTCTTGAAGCTGTTGAGCCATTTGGTTAAAGGAGTGGGAGAGTTGTTCTATTTCTCGAATCCTGGTGATTTTTAGGGGGGGATTTCCAGGGGAGAGTTGCCCTTGGGGGTTCTGGTCTGTGATGCCCAGCATGATGGCTTCGCTGGCTGCGGCTAGGCTTAAGATGGGGCGGGTAATCCAATGGGCTGTGAGAATCCCGATCGCGATCGCCACCATTAAGGCGATCGCACATAATGCTATGGTGTTGCGGGTATTGGCTTCTATTTGTCCCATAAAGTCGGCTTCTGGAACTACGACCACGATTAACCAATCGAGACCATAGTCATCTTGATAGGGCATCAGTTGCACAAATTGCCGTTGTTTCTGGAGATAAAAGTCGAGTTGTTGAGACTCTTCGATGCGATCGAACGATCCCAGAGCCTCTAATAAGTGAGCGGTGGTTGCTTGAATGATCGGATCTTCACAGTTGATGGCATCAATGCGTTGGGCGACCCCGTTTTTAATCACAAAGGGTTGGGGCAAGGTGGAACTGGCGACTAATTGTCCGGAGCGCTCTATGATAAAGGTTTGCCCCGATCGCCCAATTTTTAGGGTGGCCAGAAATTCACTAATTTGGGTGAGAAAAAAGTTATTGCCTAAGACTCCAATCAGGTTACCCGCATCGTCACGAATGGCCACACTGGCAGGGATGGCCATGCGAGGATAGGCATGGTAGGTAAAGATGGGCCCCCATACTTCTTGTTGGCTTTGGACTGCGACTTTGTACCAGGGGCGATCGCGAATGGGAAAATTAGGGGTTTCGTTGATCAGTTCAATGGGACGATCTTGCTGATTGAGCAAATGAAATTGAATGCTGCCTCCTGTTGCTTTTCCAGCTCTCATGAGTTGCAGTCGATTGTCTCTCCCATGGGCAATGCCAATAAACTCATTTTGTTCGCTGCCAAAAAACACGGAATCAATTCGATCGAAGCGTTGGAGCTGTTTGAGAAAATGTTGTTGTAATTGGGGAAAATTTTCGATCTGCAAATATCCGAGTTCTAGAGCATCTAGGGTCATATAATTGACTTGATGGGGAAGGGTCAGATATTCTGAGAGTTTTTGATCGATCCGGTGAGTGACTTCAGAGCGCAATTGGGTTGCCACTTCATTGACTGCCTTTTTGCCATAGCGCACGGAAAACCATCCCGTTAAACCGACAACTAGGACAATTTGGAAAACAAACGGGACAATCAGCAACAGTTTTAAGGGGAGCTTGGCACTCAGATCCCAACTATTTTGATGATGTAAAACAGCCATAAAGGTTTATAAAAAAAATCAAAAAACAGGTGAAATTTTAAAGTGATCTTAAAAAAGAAAGTCGAAAATTCGACAGGGATCGGGTGTAATTGAGGGAAAAATGATTAAAATTTGAGTTTATTGGCCTAACAGCCAATAGGTGAACATTTCTCCTTTGCCCTTAACTTCTATTTTACCCCGTTCGTGAAAATGATAGGTATTTCTTAATAATTCATAAGTTTGATGGGTTACCTGAATCTGGCCGGGTTCGCCTTGGGACTCCATCCGAGAAGCGACATTAACGGCATCTCCCCAGAGGTCATAAATGAATTTGCGCCTGCCAATGACCCCAGCCACAACGGGGCCGGTATTAATACCAATGCGAATTTGGAAGGGTTGCTTAAAGGGGGTTTGAAACTGACGGATAATGTTTTGCATCTCTAGGGCCATATTGGCGATGGCCTCAGCATGATCGGAGCGGGGTAGGGGAAGTCCTCCAGCAACCATATAGGCATCGCCAATGGTTTTTATTTTCTCTAAATGATATTTTTCGCAAAGCTGGTCAAATTGGGAAAAAATCCGATTGAGTAATTCAACCAATTCATGGGCCCGTAAATGACTAGAGAGGGGAGTAAATCCGACTAAATCGGCGAATAAGATGGTGACAGATTGGAACTGTTCGGCAATCACAACCCCCATTTGCCGATCTGTGAGGTCATTCTGTTTGAGTTGTTCGGCGATCGGTTCAGGTAAAATGTTTAAGAGCAGTTTTTCCGATTTGGTCTGTTCAAGTCGTAGGGCATCTTCGGCATTTTTTCGTAAGGTAATATCTTCGATCACTCCTAATAAGCCAATGACGTGCTGCTGGGAATCATGGATGGGAATTTTACTAATATCGAGCCAAATGGGTTGACCATCGTTTCCGGGTTTGACCTTTTTGGCGATCATATGTAATTGTGGGGTATCTGTTGCCATAATTTCCAGGTCTTTGGCTCGAAATTCATCGGCTAAATGACGCGGCAATAAGTCATAATCAGTTTTGCCAATCACGACTTCTGGACTCTCTAATCCGGCTGCTTCTGACCAATTGCGATTACAGCCTAAAAAGACGCAATCGGTATCTTTCCAAAAGACTTGTTGGGGAATATTGTCTAAAATGAGCCGTAAATATTGCTGCTGTTCGCGCAAGGCGGCTTCACTGCGCTGTAAGGCTAACAGGGCTTGTTGGCGATCGCTAATATCATAGGCGGCATAGAGAATACAAGGACATTGATCCCATAAAATACTTTCAGCAGATAATAATAGGGTTTTGATCGCTCCAGAGGCGGTTTTCAGTTCGACTTGTTGGTGGCGTAGGGTTCCCTGGGTTTCTAT contains:
- a CDS encoding two-component system response regulator, yielding MNNPGSISSSSKGNLLIVDDTLNNLRLLSNSLIEEGYKVRGVTNGQMAITAAKTIPPDLILLDIKMPEMDGYEVCKQLKADAKTQDIPVIFLSALDDVFDKVKAFQVGGIDYITKPFHLEEVIARIENQLALTQAKAEITKLNSELEHRVQVRTEQLQDMNQKLISTNKKLESEISERQKIQQKLLHMASHDALTGLPNRVWFMDCLIQALDRFKSDKNHQFAILFLDCDRFKMVNDSLGHLVGDHVLISVARRLQSCLRSTEVLARFGGDEFAILMHQIETVQIAINLAQKIQNSLTWPFHWNQQEIFLNASIGIVFSTPDYQEPEQLLRDADIAMYRAKGTHKTYQVFDAFMRRNTQKRFQIETDLRLAIENEEFVLHYQPIISLKTGYISGFEALIRWQHPQQGFISPGAFIPIAEETGLIVPIGLWVVQEACSQFECWRKKEWIDDTVTMSVNLSVKQFNQSTLIDQMDRILVKTNFESKNLKLEITESAIMDNPDLATSALEKLKQRSIKLSIDDFGTGYSSLSYLHRFPIDTLKIDRSFISHMGEQGENAAIVEAIITLAHHLNITVTAEGVETASQLTQLSKMGCEEVQGYFLSKPLEGEAMGELLATVPCWSSDYLDY
- a CDS encoding ATP-binding protein, coding for MAVLHHQNSWDLSAKLPLKLLLIVPFVFQIVLVVGLTGWFSVRYGKKAVNEVATQLRSEVTHRIDQKLSEYLTLPHQVNYMTLDALELGYLQIENFPQLQQHFLKQLQRFDRIDSVFFGSEQNEFIGIAHGRDNRLQLMRAGKATGGSIQFHLLNQQDRPIELINETPNFPIRDRPWYKVAVQSQQEVWGPIFTYHAYPRMAIPASVAIRDDAGNLIGVLGNNFFLTQISEFLATLKIGRSGQTFIIERSGQLVASSTLPQPFVIKNGVAQRIDAINCEDPIIQATTAHLLEALGSFDRIEESQQLDFYLQKQRQFVQLMPYQDDYGLDWLIVVVVPEADFMGQIEANTRNTIALCAIALMVAIAIGILTAHWITRPILSLAAASEAIMLGITDQNPQGQLSPGNPPLKITRIREIEQLSHSFNQMAQQLQDSFNSLEQRVQERTLELEQAKQAAEQANQTKSQFLANMSHELRTPLNAIIGFTQLMLRHCSHNPQQQEHLNIIHRASEYLLGLINEVLEMSKIEAGHLQLNANDFDLKHLLETVQELFALKAQVKGITLQVQLDPALPTYIRSDEGKLRQILVNLLSNAIKFTSEGTVILRVEAGTSPHQFHFEVEDTGIGIEPEELSSLFIPFVQTQSGRSSQQGTGLGLTVTHQFIGLMGGQIKAISRGYQFTPVSAQSDDLLQPVALADSPIGTRFEFEITVEPAENLSFQPVITQRVIGLVPGQPTYRILVVDDRWSNRQLLLQLLGPLGFDVQDAENGQQAIEIWENWQPHLIWMDMRMPVMDGYTATEYIKQHIHGQATVIIALTASVFEEEKALVLSSGCDDFVRKPFRESVILEKMNHYLGVDYIYETLEESPAVSGEPAESYPVQLALMPHEWIEQLEYFATGADGEQILHLLEALSEEQMQLRETLTGWVNQFQFEQLVEVSQAALKLNHQVSRT
- a CDS encoding PAS domain S-box protein, which encodes MWVKTQILRPQFLGGVSSLLLILGLALPVQCLPVEASGNRPRVQSQVQCHLYFAIGSVGILLISTNLLLWYAYARQQGQKLRAQEELLKLTIRHSPGAIALFDRQMRYIYVSEQWLKLYNIPEAHIIGKSHYEVFPDIPQRWKDIHQQCLAGQIKECAEDPFYRADGSLDWVNWQIHPWYTPTQAIGGIIMFTQVLTGYKKTTEQLRQVEARWQTLVNSTSDGIMIVNPQGKILFANPAAAKIIHKPLSELIYYPFGLPMVVDHTAEIEITHGGEVLGVSEISLAPVQWDGMEALVVSLRDISERRQAQLSLWEREERLQAIFDQAAVGIALSVPSGQLVQVNQRFCELLGYTEDELLSMTFRQVTHQEDLEIEESYLQELLNGLRQSYSLEKRYLRKDGQVQWVYLAVSVVRDLMGEPTQLIGVVSNINERKQMEVALQQATQEREKEIKRQLQQQAETERAVDMVVDKTRAFLDVETIFTTVTYEARHLLKCDRVVVYRFNSDWSGQFVAESLGPNQRSLVKVSHSNQELTEQLSECFFKFQDVPESLPESYVANDIFSLGFPSCYLRFFQRHQIRSYLIAPILQGNQLWGLLAAYQTAAPRMWKPWEIKAMVRLGKQVGIALKQAQSVQEIEQKSQQIIQALKAKAQMKQAKDAADAANQAKSEFLANMSHELRTPLNAILGFTQLLSRSPLEIEHQESLSIIKNSAHHLLSLINDILDLSKIESGELFVNCSDFDLYKMLSKTQDMFSLKAYKKGLDFQIVWEKDVPQWVNADEGRLRQILINLLSNSIKFTSQGKVTLKVGKKNNNKLYFEVEDTGPGIPVEEQQRIFEPFVQASLGRQSGEGTGLGLSITQKFVQLMGGQINFTCPTAGGSCFWFYIPFEEADPMQVPRSNGPLPVIDLAPGQPSYRILVAEDVWENRRLLVKVLSSVGFQVREARNGQEAIEVWESWQPHLIWMDMQMPVMDGYAATQFIRQSLRGQATTIIGLTGHPLTEPRCDRSCECDDWMMKPFQENEIFETMAKYLAVRYVYGTVEGLHPTVDAHPTLSHTLVEETNLEGLSENWVIQLYHCAAGADAEGIYQLLEQLPADHETLKQAIASLVDQFCFDRIMKIAQCNFNHE